In a single window of the Saccharothrix australiensis genome:
- a CDS encoding sugar ABC transporter substrate-binding protein, which yields MRRLRGVTTCAVLVLLVAACGGQDRGAASAPATSTGSGEGPVVGVILPDRATARWEERDRPLLASAFSIAGVAAVIENADGDEAKFAGIADRMIASGVRVLMTTPLSTEGGAKVERKAKQAGIQVINYDRISLGGMADYYVSFDNLNVGELQAEGLLQCLGGKRRGAQVIELQGAPTDNNATLFADGQRRRLGPLYDSGELRLVASQAVDRWDPVAGKAAFEQALGGNAGRVDGVVAADDALAGAVIEVLKGRGLAGKVPVTGQNATLEGLRAVLRGDQCMTVHKPVRDEAEAAARLAISVARGDVSGADDLATGNTRDLVARRDVKSVLLGADPVTRDNVRALVAQNAVKSAELCAGDVADDCDELGILVG from the coding sequence ATGCGAAGACTACGCGGCGTGACGACCTGTGCGGTGCTCGTCCTGCTCGTCGCGGCGTGCGGCGGCCAGGACCGGGGCGCCGCGTCGGCGCCGGCCACCTCGACCGGGTCGGGCGAGGGCCCGGTCGTCGGGGTGATCCTCCCGGACCGCGCGACCGCCCGGTGGGAGGAGCGCGACCGGCCGCTGCTGGCGTCCGCGTTCTCCATCGCGGGCGTCGCGGCGGTGATCGAGAACGCCGACGGCGACGAGGCGAAGTTCGCGGGCATCGCCGACCGGATGATCGCGAGCGGGGTGCGGGTGCTGATGACGACCCCGCTGTCCACCGAGGGCGGCGCGAAGGTCGAGCGGAAGGCCAAGCAGGCGGGCATCCAGGTGATCAACTACGACCGGATCAGCCTCGGCGGCATGGCCGACTACTACGTCTCGTTCGACAACCTGAACGTCGGCGAGCTGCAGGCCGAGGGCCTGTTGCAGTGCCTGGGCGGCAAGCGGCGCGGCGCGCAGGTCATCGAGCTGCAGGGCGCGCCGACGGACAACAACGCCACCCTGTTCGCCGACGGGCAGCGCCGCAGGCTCGGGCCCCTGTACGACAGCGGCGAGCTGCGGCTGGTCGCGAGCCAGGCCGTGGACAGGTGGGACCCGGTGGCGGGCAAGGCCGCGTTCGAGCAGGCGCTCGGCGGCAACGCGGGCCGGGTGGACGGCGTGGTCGCCGCCGACGACGCCCTCGCGGGCGCGGTCATCGAGGTGCTCAAGGGCAGGGGGCTGGCGGGCAAGGTGCCGGTCACCGGTCAGAACGCCACGCTGGAGGGGCTGCGCGCCGTGCTGCGCGGCGACCAGTGCATGACGGTCCACAAGCCCGTCCGCGACGAGGCCGAGGCGGCGGCGCGGCTGGCGATCTCCGTGGCGCGCGGCGACGTCAGCGGCGCGGACGACCTGGCCACCGGCAACACGCGGGACCTCGTGGCGCGGCGGGACGTGAAGTCGGTCCTGCTGGGCGCGGACCCGGTCACGCGGGACAACGTCCGGGCGCTGGTGGCGCAGAACGCCGTCAAGTCGGCCGAGCTGTGCGCGGGCGACGTGGCCGACGACTGCGACGAGCTGGGCATCCTGGTCGGCTAG
- the cspE gene encoding transcription antiterminator/RNA stability regulator CspE, translating to MAVQGTVKWFNAEKGFGFISPDNGGADVFVHYSEIQSNGYRTLEENQRVEFEIGQGQKGPQAQTVRPL from the coding sequence ATGGCAGTTCAGGGCACCGTCAAGTGGTTCAACGCGGAGAAGGGCTTCGGCTTCATCTCCCCGGATAACGGTGGCGCCGACGTGTTCGTGCACTACTCGGAGATCCAGAGCAACGGCTACCGCACCCTGGAAGAGAACCAGCGGGTGGAGTTCGAGATCGGCCAGGGCCAGAAGGGCCCGCAGGCGCAGACGGTCCGACCGCTCTGA
- a CDS encoding SWIM zinc finger family protein, giving the protein MSDRHGERPGRPVRVEGGLTLRSKRGDIARTWWSRRFVEVLESFGMGGRLARGRAYARTGQVMSLSLSTSLVVALVTGSRPEPYRARIGVRKFDDDDWLRIEHALADRAVFAAKLLAGEMPPEIEDVFDGLGLALFPRSTRELSMDCTCPDWEVPCKHLAATCYLLAESFDTDPFEILAWRGRSRQDLLDRLRELRDPVPPADEPHEDATPRSEDDPAVFWRRPEAPAVPEPEEPLARRPDAILDQLDPLTVAGRSVTDELRPLYRRIATPWPGT; this is encoded by the coding sequence GTGAGCGACCGGCACGGTGAGCGCCCGGGGCGGCCCGTCCGGGTCGAGGGCGGGTTGACGTTGCGCAGCAAGCGCGGCGACATCGCCCGCACCTGGTGGTCGCGGCGGTTCGTGGAGGTGCTGGAGTCCTTCGGCATGGGCGGGCGGTTGGCGCGCGGGCGCGCGTACGCCCGGACCGGCCAGGTCATGAGCCTGTCGCTGTCCACGAGCCTGGTCGTGGCATTGGTCACGGGCTCGCGGCCGGAGCCCTACCGGGCCCGGATCGGGGTGCGGAAGTTCGACGACGACGACTGGCTGCGGATCGAGCACGCCCTCGCCGACCGGGCGGTGTTCGCGGCGAAGCTGCTCGCCGGCGAGATGCCGCCGGAGATCGAGGACGTGTTCGACGGGCTGGGGCTGGCGCTGTTCCCCCGGTCGACGCGCGAGCTGTCGATGGACTGCACCTGCCCGGACTGGGAGGTGCCGTGCAAGCACCTCGCGGCGACCTGCTACCTGCTCGCGGAGTCGTTCGACACCGACCCGTTCGAGATCCTGGCCTGGCGCGGCCGGTCCCGCCAGGACCTGCTGGACCGCCTGCGCGAGCTGCGCGACCCGGTGCCGCCCGCCGACGAGCCGCACGAGGACGCGACACCCCGGTCGGAGGACGACCCGGCGGTGTTCTGGCGGCGGCCCGAGGCGCCCGCCGTGCCCGAGCCGGAGGAACCCCTCGCCCGCCGCCCCGACGCGATCCTGGACCAGCTCGACCCGCTCACGGTGGCGGGCCGCTCGGTCACCGACGAGCTGCGCCCCCTGTACCGGAGGATCGCCACGCCCTGGCCCGGCACCTGA
- a CDS encoding acyl-CoA dehydrogenase, which yields MLFDPRTFDGAHLDPESRRLLRATIDWFEQRGKRRLLADDQARAWYADFLDFAAREKLFATFCTPRAEAGGDPHKRWDAARNAALSEILGFYGLQYWYAWQVTVLGLGPIWMSDNAAARERAARLLDDGAVFAFGLSEKEHGADVYSTDMVLTPAGDGFTARGGKYYIGNGNVAGMVSVFGRRADVEGPDGYVFFAVDRRRPGFRLVGNVVDAQMYVSEFHLDDYPVAADDILHTGRDAFSAALNTVNVGKFNLCTASIGISEHAFHEAITHAHNRVLYGKRVTDFSHVRQNFVDAYARLAAMKLFSDRAVDYFRTASPDDRRYLLFNPITKMKVTSEGERVVDLLWDVIAAKGFEKDTYFAMAGRDIGALPKLEGTVHVNLALVLKFMPAYLFQPTTYPEVPTRHDAADDEFFWRQGPARGLGAVRFHDWETAYRAFAHVPNVARFHEQARALRTLLTTAAPDDEQREDLDFLLALGHLFTLVVYGQLVLEQAGRTDLDADLLDQVFDVLVRDFSGYAVALHGKASSTEAQQEWALGQVRKPVVDHGRFGRVWERVAALSGAYEMNP from the coding sequence GTGTTGTTCGATCCCCGCACTTTCGACGGCGCGCACCTGGACCCGGAGAGCAGGCGGCTCCTGCGGGCCACCATCGACTGGTTCGAGCAGCGGGGCAAGCGCCGCCTGCTCGCCGACGACCAGGCCAGGGCCTGGTACGCCGACTTCCTCGACTTCGCCGCGCGCGAGAAGCTGTTCGCCACCTTCTGCACGCCGCGCGCGGAGGCGGGCGGCGACCCGCACAAGCGCTGGGACGCCGCCCGCAACGCCGCCCTGAGCGAGATCCTCGGCTTCTACGGCCTCCAGTACTGGTACGCGTGGCAGGTCACGGTCCTCGGCCTGGGCCCCATCTGGATGAGCGACAACGCCGCCGCCCGCGAGCGGGCCGCCAGGCTGCTCGACGACGGCGCGGTGTTCGCGTTCGGGCTGTCGGAGAAGGAGCACGGCGCGGACGTCTACTCCACCGACATGGTCCTCACGCCCGCCGGCGACGGCTTCACCGCGCGCGGCGGCAAGTACTACATCGGCAACGGCAACGTCGCCGGCATGGTGTCGGTGTTCGGCCGCCGGGCGGACGTCGAGGGCCCCGACGGCTACGTGTTCTTCGCCGTCGACCGCCGCCGACCGGGCTTCCGGCTGGTCGGGAACGTCGTGGACGCCCAGATGTACGTCAGCGAGTTCCACCTCGACGACTACCCCGTGGCCGCGGACGACATCCTGCACACCGGTCGGGACGCGTTCAGCGCCGCCCTGAACACCGTCAACGTGGGCAAGTTCAACCTGTGCACGGCCTCCATCGGCATCTCCGAGCACGCCTTCCACGAGGCCATCACGCACGCCCACAACCGCGTCCTCTACGGCAAGCGCGTCACCGACTTCTCGCACGTCCGGCAGAACTTCGTGGACGCCTACGCGCGCCTGGCCGCGATGAAGCTGTTCTCCGACCGCGCCGTCGACTACTTCCGCACCGCCTCCCCCGACGACCGCCGCTACCTGCTGTTCAACCCCATCACCAAGATGAAGGTCACCAGCGAGGGCGAGCGGGTCGTCGACCTGCTCTGGGACGTGATCGCGGCGAAGGGGTTCGAGAAGGACACCTACTTCGCGATGGCCGGCCGCGACATCGGCGCGCTGCCCAAGCTGGAGGGCACCGTGCACGTCAACCTCGCGCTCGTGCTGAAGTTCATGCCCGCGTACCTGTTCCAGCCGACCACCTACCCCGAGGTGCCGACCAGGCACGACGCCGCGGACGACGAGTTCTTCTGGCGGCAGGGCCCGGCGCGCGGCCTCGGCGCCGTCCGGTTCCACGACTGGGAGACCGCCTACCGGGCGTTCGCGCACGTGCCCAACGTCGCCCGGTTCCACGAGCAGGCCCGCGCGCTCCGCACCCTGCTCACCACCGCCGCACCGGACGACGAGCAGCGGGAGGACCTCGACTTCCTGCTCGCCCTCGGCCACCTGTTCACGCTCGTCGTCTACGGCCAGCTCGTCCTCGAGCAGGCCGGCCGCACGGACCTCGACGCCGACCTGCTCGACCAGGTCTTCGACGTGCTCGTGCGGGACTTCTCCGGCTACGCGGTGGCGCTGCACGGCAAGGCGTCCTCCACCGAGGCGCAGCAGGAGTGGGCGTTGGGCCAGGTGCGCAAGCCCGTGGTGGACCACGGGCGGTTCGGACGCGTCTGGGAGCGGGTCGCCGCGCTGTCCGGCGCGTACGAGATGAACCCCTAG
- a CDS encoding GlsB/YeaQ/YmgE family stress response membrane protein, translating to MEITGLISALVIGVIIGGLGRLVVPGKQRISFLTTILVGVAAALVGTFAASALGVADTDGIDWIELALQVGLAGVGVAILSGRSKLRGHQ from the coding sequence GTGGAGATCACCGGCCTTATCTCGGCCCTGGTCATCGGAGTGATCATCGGCGGCCTGGGACGGCTCGTCGTGCCGGGCAAGCAGCGGATCTCGTTCCTGACGACGATCCTGGTCGGCGTCGCGGCGGCGCTGGTCGGCACCTTCGCGGCATCCGCGCTGGGTGTCGCGGACACCGACGGCATCGACTGGATCGAGCTGGCCCTCCAGGTGGGCCTGGCAGGCGTCGGGGTGGCCATCCTGTCCGGCCGCTCGAAGCTCCGCGGGCACCAGTAG
- a CDS encoding AfsR/SARP family transcriptional regulator encodes MAVEFRVLGAVEAGVDGRPVDLGPAKQRCVLAVLLVEANRWVPADRLLDRVWGEHVPRGRNPLYTYLSRLRRVLREVGGGGILRGPGGWRLAVDEDAVDLHRFHRLVAAARDAADPRAAALFREALDLWRGEPCAGLATPWLDAVREDLVRQRRAAELDYTDLLLRTGRHTEVLAELTTRAAEHPLDERVAGQLMLALYRSGRQADALAHYRRLRDRLADDLGADPGPPLRQLHQRMLSAHPALADPAPGARRSAATPRRLPAAPGLFTGRATELDALDQALADADPATGAEATVVISAIGGAGGLGKTWLALAWANRRLDRFPDGQLFVDLRGFSPTGRPVTPDEAVRGFLDALGVEPGRLPADPDARAARYRSLVADRRMLIVLDNAATVEQVVPLLPGSASCTVLVTSRNRLAGLVVRHGARPLHLDVLADAEARALLVASLGAARVAEEERSVAELVALCGGFPLALGLIAARARTRPRLPLGGILAELREFGLAALDDTDPAASLPAVLSWSLRRLTERQRTALALLGTAPGPDIGLPAAANLAGLPEREARAVLHALVDASLLDHTAGNRYAMHDLVRAFAADQARYLPEPVRQPALDRVVDFYLHTAHTAHHLVNPHAPVMRPDPPAPGVRPHPLPDQRAALAWLTAEHPHLLAAQHTAAAHGRHRTAWHLAWNLTTFHQWRGHARDELAVWQVALDSAEHLGDPAARIHSHRRLGSAHSRLGAHEEAIDHLHRALALAEHHHDAHQRALTHQALAASWGRRGDDRTALDHSRRCLDLYRALDSPVREADALNLVGWFAARLDDHDAAREHCRAALALHRRHANADGEANTLDSLGFLDHRTGRHEEAVRHYREALALRRVLGHTYNVANTLDRLGHPHTALGQHEQAREVWREALELYREQGRDDDVERVRRQLAETPGVERDH; translated from the coding sequence ATGGCGGTGGAGTTCCGGGTGCTGGGCGCGGTGGAGGCCGGCGTCGACGGCCGCCCGGTCGACCTGGGCCCCGCCAAGCAGCGGTGCGTGCTGGCGGTGCTGCTGGTCGAGGCGAACCGGTGGGTGCCCGCCGACCGGCTCCTCGACCGCGTCTGGGGCGAGCACGTGCCGCGCGGCCGGAACCCGCTCTACACCTACCTGTCGCGCCTGCGGCGGGTCCTGCGCGAGGTCGGCGGCGGCGGGATCCTGCGGGGACCCGGAGGTTGGCGGCTGGCCGTCGACGAGGACGCCGTGGACCTGCACCGGTTCCACCGGCTGGTCGCCGCCGCGCGGGACGCCGCCGACCCGCGTGCGGCGGCGCTGTTCCGCGAGGCGCTGGACCTGTGGCGGGGCGAGCCGTGCGCGGGCCTGGCCACGCCGTGGCTCGACGCCGTCCGCGAGGACCTGGTCCGACAGCGGAGGGCCGCCGAGCTGGACTACACCGACCTGCTGCTGCGCACCGGCAGGCACACCGAGGTGCTGGCCGAGCTGACCACCAGGGCCGCCGAGCACCCGTTGGACGAGCGCGTCGCCGGGCAGCTCATGCTCGCGCTGTACCGCAGTGGCCGCCAGGCCGACGCCCTGGCCCACTACCGGCGGCTGCGCGACCGGCTGGCCGACGACCTGGGCGCGGACCCCGGCCCGCCCCTGCGGCAGCTCCACCAGCGGATGCTGTCCGCTCACCCCGCCCTGGCAGACCCCGCGCCCGGTGCGCGCCGGTCGGCCGCGACGCCACGCCGGCTACCCGCCGCGCCGGGGCTGTTCACCGGTCGCGCCACCGAGCTGGACGCGCTCGACCAGGCCCTGGCCGACGCCGACCCGGCGACGGGGGCCGAGGCGACGGTGGTGATCTCGGCGATCGGCGGCGCGGGCGGCCTCGGCAAGACCTGGCTCGCGCTCGCCTGGGCCAACCGCAGGCTCGACCGGTTCCCGGACGGCCAGCTGTTCGTCGACCTGCGCGGCTTCAGCCCGACCGGGCGGCCGGTGACGCCGGACGAGGCGGTGCGCGGCTTCCTCGACGCGCTCGGCGTGGAGCCGGGTCGCCTGCCCGCCGACCCGGACGCGCGGGCCGCGCGGTACCGCAGCCTGGTCGCCGACCGGCGGATGCTGATCGTGCTGGACAACGCCGCCACCGTCGAGCAGGTGGTGCCGCTGCTGCCCGGCAGCGCCTCGTGCACCGTGCTGGTCACCAGCCGCAACCGGCTGGCGGGGCTGGTGGTCCGCCACGGCGCCCGCCCGCTGCACCTCGACGTGCTCGCCGACGCCGAGGCCCGCGCCCTGCTGGTGGCGTCCCTGGGCGCGGCGCGCGTGGCGGAGGAGGAGCGGTCGGTGGCGGAGCTGGTCGCGCTGTGCGGCGGGTTCCCGCTGGCGCTGGGCCTGATCGCGGCCCGCGCCCGCACCCGCCCCCGGCTGCCGCTCGGCGGCATCCTCGCCGAGCTGCGCGAGTTCGGCCTGGCGGCGCTGGACGACACCGACCCGGCGGCGAGCCTGCCCGCGGTGCTGTCCTGGTCACTGCGCCGGCTCACCGAGCGGCAGCGCACCGCGCTCGCGCTGCTGGGCACCGCGCCCGGACCCGACATCGGCCTGCCCGCCGCCGCGAACCTCGCCGGCCTGCCGGAACGCGAGGCGCGTGCCGTGCTGCACGCCCTGGTCGACGCCTCCCTGCTCGACCACACCGCGGGCAACCGGTACGCCATGCACGACCTGGTCCGCGCCTTCGCCGCCGACCAGGCGCGGTACCTGCCCGAACCCGTCCGGCAGCCGGCGCTGGACCGGGTGGTCGACTTCTACCTGCACACCGCACACACCGCGCACCACCTCGTGAACCCCCACGCGCCGGTGATGCGGCCGGACCCGCCCGCGCCCGGCGTGCGCCCGCACCCGCTGCCGGACCAGCGGGCGGCGCTGGCCTGGCTGACCGCCGAGCACCCCCACCTGCTCGCGGCCCAGCACACCGCCGCCGCGCACGGCCGCCACCGCACGGCGTGGCACCTGGCCTGGAACCTCACCACCTTCCACCAGTGGCGGGGGCACGCCCGCGACGAGCTGGCCGTGTGGCAGGTCGCGCTCGACTCCGCCGAGCACCTGGGCGACCCGGCCGCCCGCATCCACTCCCACCGGCGGCTGGGCAGCGCCCACTCCCGGCTGGGCGCGCACGAGGAGGCCATCGACCACCTGCACCGGGCCCTCGCGCTCGCCGAGCACCACCACGACGCCCACCAGCGGGCGCTCACGCACCAGGCCCTCGCGGCGTCGTGGGGACGCCGGGGCGACGACCGCACGGCCCTCGACCACAGCAGGCGGTGCCTCGACCTCTACCGGGCCCTCGACAGCCCGGTGCGCGAGGCCGACGCGCTCAACCTCGTGGGCTGGTTCGCCGCGCGCCTGGACGACCACGACGCGGCCCGCGAGCACTGCCGGGCCGCCCTCGCGCTGCACCGCCGGCACGCCAACGCCGACGGCGAGGCGAACACGCTGGACAGCCTCGGCTTCCTCGACCACCGCACCGGCCGCCACGAGGAGGCCGTCCGGCACTACCGCGAGGCCCTCGCCCTGCGCCGGGTCCTCGGCCACACCTACAACGTCGCCAACACCCTCGACCGCCTCGGCCACCCGCACACCGCGCTCGGACAGCACGAGCAGGCGCGCGAGGTCTGGCGGGAAGCGCTGGAGCTGTACCGGGAGCAGGGGCGGGACGATGACGTCGAGCGCGTCCGGCGGCAGCTCGCGGAGACCCCCGGCGTCGAGCGGGACCACTGA
- a CDS encoding DEAD/DEAH box helicase, translated as MLVLHGLATSDGRLALWAEDSRLPARVAGRLSRVVVGHPFAADGATVAGLVGGSADVVAVRLPSYASGPVESPELVRDPLAKAPVRRGAVRSREWLVPVVRVDGGVPAGLPDCRLGASAKYLLDVVAFAEDLVARGRVLPDLDEHRPAARWRAALSGVDALRHAGLRAGMPPAFRAAGGVGDDVLRQALDTLVDRAVRERLSGFAPGGRGAVGRWVAALAGSPEFEGDAAEVDRLRTAVAAWRAGEHRADRVRTCFRLSSPDQGGPDGDGWRLEFLLQAVDEPSVLVTAAQVWRRQEAVLRRWVARPQEVLLGDLGRASRLYPALDRALDQRKPTGLELDTDGAHEFLTHASLLAQAGFGVLLPAWWRQPRQLGLTLTAAGPCTAGAVAKESELGLKVLVDYRWDLALGDERLTEAELSALAKAKSPLVRLRGQWVHVDRQRLAEGLAFLARGGGRMSAAQVLLHSGFGPEDADLPLPLNAVRGEGWLGDLLSGEVEHRLEPVEPPAGLTATLRPYQLRGLSWLVFLDRLGLGACLADDMGLGKTVQLLALEAYTRQHEARPPTLLICPMSVVGNWQREAERFTPGLRVHVHHGVERSAVGLGRGHDLVITTYAVAARDAEALAEVGWDRVVLDEAQNVKNSATRQSRAVRALPARHRVALTGTPVENRLAELWSIMDFANPGVLGSVNTFRARFAVPIERHHDEDAAVRLRRITGPFVLRRLKTDPRIITDLPDKIEVKQLCTLTAEQASLYQAVLDDMFARIAESQGVKRKGLVLATMSRLKQVCNHPAQLLRDGSRVAERSGKVARLEEVLDEALADGDKALCFTQFTEFGGLVVPHLAARFDTEVLFLHGGTPKGARDEMVRRFQSADGPSIFVLSLKAGGTGLNLTAANHVIHLDRWWNPAVEDQATDRAFRIGQRDHVQVRKFVCVGTVEERIDRMIEEKRGLAQLVVGAGEDWLTELSTSELRDLFALSEEAVGE; from the coding sequence GTGTTGGTGCTGCACGGCCTCGCCACGTCCGACGGTCGGTTGGCGTTGTGGGCCGAGGACTCGCGGTTGCCCGCGCGGGTCGCCGGGCGGCTCTCGCGGGTCGTCGTGGGGCACCCGTTCGCGGCCGACGGCGCCACCGTGGCCGGGCTGGTGGGCGGCAGCGCGGACGTCGTGGCGGTGCGGTTGCCGTCCTACGCCTCGGGGCCGGTCGAGTCGCCGGAACTGGTGCGCGACCCGCTGGCCAAGGCACCGGTGCGGCGTGGTGCGGTGCGGTCGCGCGAGTGGCTCGTGCCGGTGGTCCGGGTGGACGGCGGGGTGCCGGCGGGCCTGCCGGACTGCCGGCTCGGCGCGTCCGCCAAGTACCTGCTCGACGTGGTGGCGTTCGCCGAGGACCTGGTGGCACGGGGGCGCGTGCTGCCGGATCTCGACGAGCACCGGCCGGCGGCCCGGTGGCGGGCCGCGCTCTCCGGGGTGGACGCGTTGCGGCACGCCGGTCTCCGGGCCGGGATGCCACCGGCGTTCCGGGCGGCCGGAGGCGTCGGCGACGACGTGCTCCGCCAGGCGCTCGACACCCTGGTGGACCGCGCGGTCCGGGAGCGGCTGAGCGGGTTCGCGCCCGGCGGCCGGGGCGCGGTCGGGCGGTGGGTGGCGGCGTTGGCCGGGTCGCCCGAGTTCGAGGGCGACGCGGCCGAGGTCGACCGGTTGCGGACGGCGGTGGCCGCGTGGCGGGCCGGCGAGCACCGCGCCGACCGGGTGCGCACGTGCTTCCGGTTGAGCTCGCCGGACCAGGGCGGCCCCGACGGTGACGGGTGGCGGCTGGAGTTCCTGCTCCAAGCCGTCGACGAGCCGAGCGTCCTGGTGACCGCCGCGCAGGTGTGGCGTCGGCAGGAGGCCGTGCTGCGGCGCTGGGTGGCGCGTCCCCAGGAGGTGCTGCTCGGGGACCTCGGGCGGGCGAGTCGGCTGTACCCGGCGCTGGACCGCGCGCTGGACCAGCGCAAGCCGACCGGGCTGGAGCTGGACACCGACGGGGCGCACGAGTTCCTGACGCACGCGTCGCTGCTGGCGCAGGCCGGGTTCGGGGTGCTGCTCCCCGCGTGGTGGCGGCAGCCGCGGCAGCTCGGGCTGACGCTCACCGCCGCCGGTCCCTGCACCGCGGGCGCCGTGGCCAAGGAGAGCGAGCTGGGCCTGAAGGTGCTGGTGGACTACCGCTGGGACCTCGCGCTGGGCGACGAGCGGTTGACCGAGGCCGAGCTGTCGGCGCTGGCGAAGGCCAAGTCGCCGCTGGTGCGGCTGCGCGGGCAGTGGGTGCACGTCGACCGGCAGCGGCTCGCCGAGGGGTTGGCGTTCCTGGCCCGCGGCGGCGGGCGGATGTCCGCCGCGCAGGTGCTGCTGCACTCGGGGTTCGGGCCGGAGGACGCCGACCTGCCGTTGCCGCTCAACGCCGTGCGCGGCGAGGGCTGGCTGGGCGACCTGCTGTCCGGCGAGGTGGAGCACCGGCTCGAACCGGTCGAGCCGCCCGCCGGCCTGACCGCGACGCTGCGCCCCTACCAGCTGCGGGGCCTGTCGTGGCTGGTGTTCCTCGACCGGCTCGGGTTGGGCGCGTGCCTCGCCGACGACATGGGGCTGGGCAAGACCGTCCAGCTGCTGGCGCTGGAGGCGTACACGCGGCAGCACGAGGCCCGGCCGCCGACGCTGCTGATCTGCCCCATGTCCGTCGTGGGCAACTGGCAGCGGGAGGCCGAGCGGTTCACGCCCGGCCTGCGGGTCCACGTGCACCACGGGGTCGAGCGGTCGGCGGTCGGGCTCGGGCGCGGGCACGACCTGGTGATCACCACCTACGCCGTGGCGGCGCGGGACGCCGAGGCCCTGGCCGAGGTCGGCTGGGACCGGGTGGTGCTGGACGAGGCGCAGAACGTGAAGAACAGCGCCACGCGGCAGTCGCGGGCGGTGCGGGCGCTGCCCGCCCGCCACCGGGTCGCGCTGACCGGGACGCCGGTGGAGAACCGGCTGGCGGAGCTGTGGTCGATCATGGACTTCGCCAACCCCGGCGTGCTCGGGTCGGTCAACACGTTCCGCGCGCGGTTCGCGGTGCCCATCGAGCGGCACCACGACGAGGACGCGGCGGTGCGGTTGCGGCGGATCACCGGGCCGTTCGTGCTGCGCCGGCTCAAGACGGACCCCCGGATCATCACCGACCTGCCGGACAAGATCGAGGTCAAGCAGCTGTGCACGCTCACGGCCGAGCAGGCGTCGCTGTACCAGGCGGTGCTGGACGACATGTTCGCGCGGATCGCCGAGTCGCAGGGCGTCAAGCGCAAGGGGCTGGTGCTCGCGACGATGTCGCGGCTCAAGCAGGTGTGCAACCACCCGGCGCAGCTGCTGCGGGACGGCTCGCGGGTCGCCGAGCGGTCGGGCAAGGTGGCGCGGCTGGAGGAAGTCCTGGACGAGGCGCTGGCCGACGGCGACAAGGCGCTGTGCTTCACGCAGTTCACCGAGTTCGGCGGGCTGGTCGTGCCGCACCTCGCGGCGCGGTTCGACACCGAGGTGCTGTTCCTGCACGGCGGCACGCCGAAGGGCGCGCGCGACGAGATGGTGCGCCGGTTCCAGTCGGCCGACGGGCCGTCGATCTTCGTGCTGTCGCTGAAGGCGGGCGGCACCGGGCTGAACCTGACGGCGGCCAACCACGTCATCCACCTCGACCGCTGGTGGAACCCGGCGGTGGAGGACCAGGCGACCGACCGGGCGTTCCGGATCGGCCAGCGCGACCACGTGCAGGTGCGGAAGTTCGTCTGCGTCGGGACCGTGGAGGAGCGCATCGACCGGATGATCGAGGAGAAGCGCGGCCTGGCGCAGCTGGTGGTCGGCGCGGGCGAGGACTGGTTGACCGAGCTGTCCACGAGCGAGCTGCGGGACCTGTTCGCGCTGTCGGAGGAGGCCGTCGGTGAGTGA
- a CDS encoding nuclear transport factor 2 family protein: MTASKSLRALREAIVLEHLESENEHEFAAAVGAFDHPRCEIAATGEVFEGSAAFAGYYARSHAACPDQQNHLVELHHADEAVIVELALDGTRLGRPFRARTTAFFLFDGARLVGKRLYGDAHAPALTC, from the coding sequence ATGACCGCGTCCAAGTCACTGCGGGCGTTGCGCGAGGCGATCGTGCTCGAACACCTGGAGTCGGAGAACGAGCACGAGTTCGCGGCGGCGGTCGGCGCGTTCGACCACCCGCGCTGCGAGATCGCCGCCACCGGCGAGGTGTTCGAGGGCTCAGCGGCCTTCGCCGGCTACTACGCCCGGAGTCACGCCGCGTGCCCTGATCAGCAAAATCACCTGGTCGAGTTACACCACGCGGATGAGGCGGTCATCGTGGAACTCGCCCTCGACGGCACCAGGCTGGGCCGGCCGTTCCGCGCGCGGACGACCGCGTTCTTCCTGTTCGACGGCGCGCGACTGGTCGGCAAGCGGCTGTACGGCGACGCCCACGCCCCGGCGCTGACCTGCTAG